The nucleotide sequence GCCGTTTTCGAATACAAACACTTCTTCTCTTACAATTACCATAACACCCATCATTCGAAACCACCTCCTCGTCACGTGATCGCGTTCCGTGGCACGATCATGAAACGGCACTCTCGGTCACGTGACCTTAAGCTTGACCTGCGCTGCGTCCGGGACTGCCTCCAAGACAGCACTAGGTTCGTGCATGCGATTCAGGTGATTCAAAGTGCGGTGGCAAAAACTGGTAATGCAGCCGTGTGGCTAGCCGGACATTCTCTTGGAGCAGCTGTGGCGTTGCTTGCCGGGAAGATCATGACTAGGTCTGGTTTCCCTCTTGAGAGTTACTTATTTAATCCTCCGTTCTCGTCGATTCCGATTGAGAAGCTAGTGAAGAGTGAGAAGCTTAAACATGGAGTTCGATTCGCCGGAAGTCTTGTCAAAGCCGGAGTAGCAATCGCCGTCAAGGGTCGCCACCATAACAAGGTAAcgtatatttctctttttagtaGTTTcacaaagattttattttgtaaaactattaactaagatttttaaacaatatttttgggTCTAGACTAATAAGATTATTAGTTCTACActcatattaaaaactttttggtATAATATCCATCATACATGTCTGCTTTTTTGGTATgatgtttttggtaaaaaatctggaaaatatataattgacttttagattttgtatctaaaaaaatatagtatctAATAGTGgatctacataaaaaaaaaatcaattcaactAACAATAAGTATTACAGtagaaattatatatgatcacatttttaataaattcaaattGGTATAACATTTcgaatataaacataaaatgaAGCAAAATAAACTTCCAAAGCATCGTGCATAActataaattactattaaaaaaaaaatacaaaaacgacacaattaaaatgaaatgaaaagaGTAACTGTTTCTTTACTTTATCTTTTGAGGTTCTAATCTCTATCAATAGATAATTAATGATGTGTATTATTTACAGGGTCAAGAAGATGATTCGTTTATGAAGTTAGCATCATGGATACCATATTTGTATGTGAACCCGTCAGATCCAATATGCTCAGAATACATTAGTTACTTCAAGCATAGAAACAAAATGTTTGAGATTGGAGCCGGTAAAATCGAAAGAATTGCTACCAGGAACTCACTTAGGAGTCTGTTGTCAGGCGGAGGAGGAGGTTCGTCTTCGGATTCTTGTTCATCAGAGCCTCTTCATCTTTTACCATCGGCGTATATGACTATAAACACTAGCCACTCGCCTAATTTTAAGAGAGCTCATGGGATTCATCAATGGTGGGATCCGATGTTTAATGGTGaatatgttttgcatcaattttAATCACTGACTTCTACAAATGCTTTTGTAACCAGAGTCAGAactatatacatttattttatagCTTGCATGTTTTTGTCGAATCAAGTATTTTACCACGTCAATAATAGTCTCGATGATGATCACTTTAATCATGCGAGTATGCAACTATTATCATATTTAGATTTCCCTGACTTGCCTTCGTACAGAACAGAGATTTCAGAATCATAACGTTCCCTAACTCAACAAGACTAGGATTCTATATAATAACCAAATCATCATATTCATTACCAAACCCACTGTTTCCAAAAGCTAAGGGTTAGATTAGTTCAAAGACAGTGGCACTTATTTATTGTTATGGACACTGGATATACACCTGTtgaacaatcacaaaacatagATTGGAGCAAAGGAGCGATAGAGATAGCTTCAGTTCCACTAATACTGCTCGAGCCGGTTGTCCATAATGGCAGAGACGGTGCTGATAAACTCCTCTTCTGTTGTCTCTGGGGAACCTATGGCTTCTGCATCGTGTATGATTTGTTCGATCACAGATTCTTTCTTGAGTGTTTCTCTGCACATTATGCTTCCGATGGTAAAAGGGGTGAGACCTTTTGCAGAACCTTTCTTGAGAAGCATGGTTGAAATGCGAAGGACACGAGCGCATGAAGGCGGAATCTCCCAACCATGGAATCTCAGAAGTTCAATGTCTTGCTCAGAGTCCAAAGATTTGATGTATTCCAATGTTTGTGAAGAGTATGGCTGTTTTGCTTGAGGCCAGTATAGCCATTCGAATGTGCAATCTTCAAACTGCACAAGGACAAATAAGATGTTTTTAGCTGAAATATTCACAGCTTGTTTAgtttaaaaatttggaaaacaaaGAGTGAATATCAATATCCTTGTTTGAGTAAAGTAGAATTGTTTACCTTATTGGGAAAGCAATAACCATGGTCGATTGGAGTAAGCACCATCTGTCCATCATTTTCGTCTCGGCTAACCAAAATGTTGCCAGCGTGGCGATCTGCATTAGCCAGCCTTATGTCTAGAACCGATATCTTATGAACCTGATCGACAGGAAATACTCCGTATCCCATATCTTCACAACTTCCCACATTGCTCACAAACATCTGCAGTGAACCAATCTTCGTGTTCTCGGGAGAGAAATTGTAACCATTGGGATGGTTGAAATCTTTGTGCAAACATTTGACCATTGCTGTCGGCGGAACTCCAGCGAAACCAGTTTCGTCATGAGGAAAAGTTCGTGGTCCATTCATGGGATAGTCCAAAATGTAGGCTGCTACTTCTCTGATAGCTCCTTCACCGACCTGTGTGCCTTTCTTTAGTCCCTCGCCATCAACTGAAACAGGCTGTCCGTGCGGATTGTTCACAGCCATTGGTTCCTCATCAATGGGCTTGAAGACAGAGACATACTTGTGGCCAGATGGATCTTGCATAAAATAAGCTCCTCCGGATCCATCAGATGATTGAATCGGGCCATTTCCCTTCTCCAAGCCTTCTTAAGTGGAGCTGATAAGCTCTTTGAGCAATAGAGGCAGCTTAATTTCAGGATTAACAATAACAGGCTCCACGAAGAACTCTTTAGGCTTTGCTTGTGGTGATATGTTTCCTCTGCTACCATCCACATTGTGCTTTTGATTTACATCTTCAATAAACACCTCAAAATCCTTCCCGACTGGTTTTGCTCTGACTTTAACAGATTTTCTAATTAGCAAGTGAATCACATTCTCTCCCTTTTTACAGAGATCAGTGATGAGTCTCTGGTCATCTAGCTCCTCACCATCTAATGTGAGTTCATGATCCCTGGGGATTCCGAGATCTTTTTCCTTTAAAGCAATTTGCTGCTTCACATAACCAACATTTCTACTCCTCTCAACAACGAGCTCAAACTCCTTCCCACCAACAGTTCTTACAGAAATGGCTTGGAGATCTGAAATTTTAACAACCAAATGCAACAACTTCCCATCAGCAAGACTATAATCTCGAATTTGGGAATCATTTCGAGATAGCTCTCTACCATCATACAGAAGCCTCTGCTTCTTCACGAAAAACCCCTTGATACTCTGAATCCTTAGCTTCACAGATGCTATTGAATCTGACTCCATGACCCGCTTCGGGATCACAGATCCAGCAATAGTCAGGAAAACCAAGATTGGGTCGTCTAAGTTCGAACCAAACCGTCCAATAATACCTGGAAAGTTGATAAGTTCCTCCAGGGCTGGACTCAACGCTACACTAGCAACTGACATTCCAACTGTACACTACTATTCCTAAATCCTGAAGAACCGGATTCCTGGGAATGAAGAGAGCTCAACAGGAATAAAGGGTGAAATCCCAGGAATCAACCCTTATCTTCTCCCGTGAGCTTTTGAAAAGACCAAGTTCCTGCACGGATTCAGGAACTCTGGAACAGAAAGGCCTTGTAACTCACATCTTGCCGAGCAATATTTTCCAAGTATTCATATTGAAGCTAAAACAATCCCAAAACCACCTAGGATTAGGCTCTCATTCAACTCGTGGAAGCTGAAAAGTATCTTTCTACTCGCATCAATTGCAACGAACCTGAATAAGAACAATGATCACAAGGATTAGACATGGAACAGCAATAACTTAATTGATATCCCAAGGGGAATTCATAATTCAGTAATTCAAGAACATCAATCACCATTTTCTAATTCACAAGAGATTATCACAGATGTCAAATATTCagatcaaacacaaaaacatttatcaaaaaaacactaaaaaaacgCCAACCTCTTTGAATGGATGATGATTTGTGATGATGAACATACCTCAAAGTTTGATCTAAGCGAACTATATAAACTCTAAAACCTTACATTCTcatctataaataaaattagaaaatcttgATATCTAAATATAGCTTTTGAAAGCATAACCAAACAACGGCCACAAATTTAGTTTCAAGTCAACGTCTTAATCGGATTTTTATcatctaaaacccaaaaaacaatGCTGGTTGCCTAAGTTTTCAAACTTTATCCGATTTGACTAATCTTATTTTTAGGTCTGATAAAAAAGGAACTAAAAATTGAATCTAAACACTAAATCCAGCACAATACTCAAAACCTACAGTTTCAATCCATAAACACTAAAGAGAAGCCTCAGATCATCTTAACGAGCATCTCCAATTTTGAACCGCTACAGAAATCTCTATAACTCACAACAGATTTCGAATTCTTAACTTACATTTCACGATTACTCATGATCGGAGAAGATATCGGAAATATAAATCGAAATCAACCTATTCTACAGAGAGAtcgaaaattccaaaaaaaaaaaaaaaaaagttgtcatACCTAAAGGAATCAAAATCCGCGAAGCGATGAATCAACTGAGCGATTCTTCTCGGTGAAATCGGAACTGGTGTGCAATTAAACTTACTCGCCAAGTTTCTGCGAATCCAAAAACCCTctctccaatatatatttttttttcccgagAATTTTTTTTAGCGTTTCCCAGAAAAAGAAAggacgaagaagagagagagagagagagaaacagtgGTAAGTCTTCTTTGAACAGCGGCGAAGTTTGTGGGGATCTATTTATAGGGTTTGACCTCGCTGACTTTTAACGGAGGTTTTTATCCGACTATTAACGCCGTGAACTCTTCCCCAAGGCAGAATACCGTTTCCGTAACGGACGCATATGTTTACCGTTTCAGACCGACTCTACAGATTTTCAATCAAAGACTCTCTTTTTGCCTTTGGGGTGTATTTGTTTCTACTTTATTTCTTCCAACatttaaagagaaaaattatttatcaaattaaattctgaagaacaaaatatttatataattcctaaaaagttaaaagaaaaagtatcaTACAAAGTTGATTAAAAAATGTATGAGTGACATCAATCTCCTATCCAAAAGATTAAGGAAGTAAAGAATTAGGCGATTTTCAATTTATTGAAAagataattaacatatatatatatatatatatatatatatatcaatttatcgaaaagaacattaaaatatattttcattatcttttgaatatgaaataaattggtagagttctcaaaaaaaaaaaaaaggtatacgATTTAAATGTTCATCCTCAAAAATgtcacaaaatttcaaaaatgtccAAACAAATTCAACAAGAAACATTAACccaaattagaaacaaattaaattttagttataaccTTATTCATGGGGAGATAATACCATTTATTCACGtaataaagaatttaaaaaaaaaaaaagaatgtgaaaaaaataaattaaagcaacAATGTTTGTGAAAGTATCTTTTCACAAGTTCCTCTCTATAAACTCCCAAATCCTCTGTTCCATATATACCCGGTCCTTTCTCCTCCGTGGCATATGCCGTTCATCAGGAAATATTAACAACTCATACCGCTTACCAGCTTCAACAAGCGCGTTTACAAGCCTAGCAGTGTGTCTGAAATGCACATTCTCATCGATCATTCCATGTACTAACATCAGCTTCTGCTTATCAGTCAGGTTCTCGACATGATGCATTACCGCGCTTTTCAGGTATCCCTCTTCCTCCTCCGTGGGAAGTCCCATGTACTTTTCGGTGTAGAACGAGTCATAGCCATCCCATGATGTAACAGGAGCACCCGAGACAGCGCAGTTGAAGATCTCAGGGTATCGTGTCAAGAGTGTAGCTGATAGGTAACCACCGTAACTCCAACCGTACACCCCAATGTGGTCTGGTTTAGCTAGGCCTTGGTCGATTAGCCATTTGGCTCCGGTTACTTGATCTTCTGCATCAACATATCCGCAGTTATTCTTGATCCAAGATTCAAACTTTAGCCCACGTCTTGCAGTTCCTCTGTTATCAAGCTGCAAAGATTAGAGATAAATATATCAATTCTAAAGCCTCAATCTTTAGAGCGAACCTTCTTATTCAAGATACAAGAATTTTAAGAACCTTCCAAACTAAGATGCCTCTGCTTCTCAGGTACTGTGTCCTCATGTCGACTGTATTAATCCAAGAATCATGGACCAGCTGAACGCTAGGACCTCCGTAAACGCTGATCATTGTTTTATATGGAGGAGGACCAAATTTCGAACTGTCCGGTTTGTAAACCGCACCGTACAGCATTGTCTTTCCATCATTCGCTTGTATTTGAACAAACTCTGGAGGCTCAAGTTTAAGGTTTTTCAGTAGTTTAGGAGATGTCTGCTCGTAGAGAATCTTGAGTACGGTGCCGTCGCTCAAAGAGCAAAGAGTAACCCGCGGAGGCGAATCAACTGAATCATGAATGTCAACGAAGTTCTTCATCTGATGATCGAGCACAACTATATGTTTTCCTTTCCCATGTGTAAGCCTCGTCGGTTGACACTGAGATGCATCTCCAGCTTCCAGTTTTGTGCAGTAAAGATTAGTCTCATGTGGTCCATCAAGGGTCCCTGTGAAATACAGCAGACTCATCGGCTCATTTACACCTGCGATTTGCTCAACCATCCATTCACCACTAGTAATAGCTCCAAGGCATGTCCCATCAGAATCATAAAGATAAAAATGTCTGAAACCAGTCCTCTCGCTGGCCCAAATGAATCCTCCTGAACCTTTCAACATAGGGACATTCTCCAAAGGGGTAAAACAGTCGTGTAAAGTCACCCATGCGTCAGATTCTTCAACCAACAGTATATTTCCTTGACCAGTGTTTATGTCAAACCTGATGATTTTAAGTCTACTCTGGGACCTATTCAGAACCTGAGCTGTGAGAACGTTTCCAGGCATCCAACTGACTCTACCAAGATACTCTTCCTCAGTGTTTGCTTTTCCTCCACACACAAGATCCATCCAAGTCGTCTTCCCGCCGCCAGCTGAAGAAACTACCCCGAGACGGACGGTGGAATTCAGAGCTCCTGCAAAAGGATAAGCATGATCTTCTTGCGCCTCTAAACCAACCGAGCCTTTTCCCTGATGCATTATTCTGAACAAAGGAATCTGTGAGGAGTCAACTTCTGTATATGCGATAAACTGGCTATCTAATGACCACCAATACCCATTCCTCCGATCCATCTCCTCCTGTAATAGGAAAAGTTTCAGAGATAACACACAATTTGCAACATAAACTGCCGATTTCTTCTGGAATACAAACAAAATGAGCAGTTTGAAGAGAAATTTAACTCACCTGAGCTATGTACTCAGCAAGACCATGAGTCTGCAGCAACAAAAGAAATCACAGTTATTCTCCCGAGAATGTTAATAGTAAGACCAACCATAGCAGtcatgaaacaaaaatttacttACCAGAGTACTTCCATTGGCACCATTTGTTAGCTGTTGTGTCTGGTTTTTTAACAGACTGAGGACATGCAACTCTGAGTCTCTTACATATGCAAGAAATAAGCCATTGGGAGATAGACGAGGATCGATGACTGGAGAACTGGGAGAGCTTGGAACTATGAGCTCCGGGTCTGGTGATGAAGAAAGGTCCTTCATATACACCTAACCATGattacaacacaaaacaaaacagcaaAAGTAAAGCAAACTGAGTTAGGTTATCTcaagattttacaaaagagaATGTTACACGTAAGAAAGATCACTAATGCAGCTGATAAGATTCAGACTATGAGTTATGAAGATCAGGAACAAACCCTCTTGCATATCTTTGTATCAACGATTGCAACCAAGAATCAATGACTTAAGCTTAACCAAGAGCCCCACATAGTTTGGAGATTTGTTGAAAAGATTTTCTAACAGATTGCAATCAAGAATCAATGACTAAAGCCTAACCAAGAGCCCCACATAGTTTAGAGATTTGTTGAAAAGATTTTCTAACTCTCCTAAAAGCCAAAGGGCCAGAGACCTCTAATATGTTCTCCATCCCATCCCCACCTATTATATCTTCCATCACATTCTACTGCCTATCTAAAGCTAGCTAAATCCATCTCTTTACTAAAAAGTGACACACAATTCcaataaaattattgaaatgTTTCAGGATTCCTAACGAAAAAAGGTAAGATTGATTACAGAAGCAAGGGATGAACAGAACAAACCCCAGCAGGTAAAGGAACCATAATGAATCTCATCTTTGAGTTAGTCTTGACCCATTCATACCGAGTTACACCTAATCCACGCTCCCTTAACCTCTCCCTTCTGAGTTTCTCTTCCGGTGAAATATTGCTCTCATCAACACCACCATCAGGAGGACTAAACACCAAACAAGATTCACCCCTACTCACATCAAAACCATACAGCCTCCTATTCAAATTCTCTTCAGGGCTAAACAAGTAAGTGATCAAAGAGTCATCAGGACTAAAGCTGACACCAGTTGGTGCTACATAGCCAGGTAAAGGTGACTGAACAATATCTTCAACCGCGAAAGGAACGTCCTTATCAGACATATCCGCCATAAAGGGAGAATCTTTTGATTCGATCTACGTCAACAGTCTGCAAAATATAACCATGAAAAATCTTCAGAACAGATTGAGAAATTTCAAAACACAAAGCTTCAAGAGCTTTCttgaatcacaaaacaaaatctgacAATGTATACCAAACCGTTGCACTACATTTTgatacataaacaaacaaacaaacaaaaaaagagtcaaCTGTATACCGATGCTAATATATGGTTCTGCAAATCAAATCGAAATAAACAAAGACATCAATGGGTACTATAATGATCAATCTGCACCAAACGATCAAATACATGCCGCATGAACggagaatataaatatataatcttcgATTGACAATTTGAGATAGAGATAAGTGAAAGCtgaaggaggaagaaggagattaGAGAGTTGAAGTTGAGGTGGGCTTACATTCTCAGAGAGATTGCGAGAGATGATGAAGTGAGTGCGGATAAGGGTATAAACTTAGACAAATCGAAAGGAACTGATTCAGCTATCTGGCCGTGTCATAGAGAGAAGGTTTTATGTTCGGTGAGGGAGGATGGATGACTCACAAATTCAGCAAggttttgatttgtatttttttttttttttccctacgATTATTACTTGTTgttattcaataaaaatttaataaagtttatttttattagtttattcaGTTGCTAATTATAGATcgatgaaaaaaaactaattattaatCATCAGGTGTAGATTTTACATTTTAAGATTTAGGCCTTGATTGTTccagtttttaaaattagatttttgatttagtttttcaAAAACTCATATTTTACCCAATCAAGATTTTTGAGAAATTAGATTCCCTTAAAAATAGAGAATCTGGTTTTTGGAGTTTCTAATCAATTTTCTCTAAGAATccataaccaaaattttgagtttttttccttttctcaagcattttttttttagttttttttccacctacaaaatctaaaaactaaaaaccaaaatccaaaatctaaaaacaaaaaactatctAACATTTGAATATTAACTATGACCacaaatttatgtaaatttgcatatatataaatatatatatatatatttatacagaACCATAATTTTTACAATGCTTTGTTGTTACaatgcattattttttttcaaataatgttttgttgttaCAATGGTCATTAAGGTTTGGTGCTAAGTAAAGAGTTTAATAtgcaaaaataaagataaatgaGCTCACAAggcccaaaaaaagaaaatagcctactataaaaggaaaagaaatgtTGTAAAAATCACAAACCTTAAAACGCTACGCTTTACAACCTTCAGCTCATCTTCTTCGGCTCGTCTTCTCCGACATCAACTTCCGATCTCGCTCTCTCTGCTCAGGCGTTCGAAAATGGTTAACTTCCAACACATTGCAATCCAGGATCCAGGTAAATTTGCATATATGTTACTACTAAAACTTTCACATAGTGTGAATTCTAATCTAGTTCCAAATAAGATAAGGTATTTTCTCATATATAGAATGAAAAGTTTTTACTGAGAATTTTCGAGAAATCTcttttgatatatttcttttcaaaaatgtcgcttcatctatatattttaaaaagtattatttattaATGCATCAATTAATTTACTcatttatgtaatattttattattattagaaataataatttaaactaaaaataaaccaaaaactaaatgaaaacaaatacaaccaataagaatatcaaaataaaatataaatagagattacataaatatagaattagatatttatatcataacatataataattatgtaaatatttgtaaaagacTAGAAATACACTCCAATTATTCGAGAATAAACCTCTGCAATCATTCGAGATCCGCCATCAGAATCTGTATCAATAAACAGCTCCCCCCCCCCCAATCCACCATATCCAGATTTTGAACACCATTNttatgtaatattttattattattagaaataataatttaaactaaaaataaaccaaaaactaaatgaaaacaaatacaaccaataagaatatcaaaataaaatataaatagagattacataaatatagaattagatatttatatcataacatataataattatgtaaatatttgtaaaagacTAGAAATACACTCCAATTATTCGAGAATAAACCTCTGCAATCATTCGAGATCCGCCATCAGAATCTGTATCAATAAACAGCTCCCCCCCCCCCAATCCACCATATCAAGATTTTGAACACCATTTGCACATCCTCGTTCATTGACATTGTAACACCCCAATATTAGAGTGTAGgccattttaaaatttcagcCAATTAAGGCCCAAAAAGAGCAAACTGACAAAACGACAAGGGTTTCGCATCACGTTGATATGTTTGTGTACATGTGTATACTCACATGCATCACCGTCTTTGTTTGGCGAGAGAAGGGAATTTGTAAACCCTAAGCCTCTCTCAACGTCGGAGCTCACCATCATCACCGTCTTCCTCTAggttgttgtcttttttttttttgaatttaatgttaaattatattaaaaaaaaaaaatactttgttaTAACTAGTGCATCGTTTGCAAAAAATTCTTGATTGAAATTAGATAGTAGATCAAAAaccaactttaaaaaaaaattaaagacgaGACTGCAGCCAAATTTGAAAAGCCTCCTCGTATCTTCTATCACTCAGTCGACCAATGGCTAAGAACTGATCACGAATCTGTCTGTCCATCCAGCCAACCAAGTTTGTCACAGTTTTTGGTGGATCGCCATGCCTCCTCCCATTTCGTTCTCACCAGATCGTATACACCATAGCTTGAAACACATAGCGAACAAGGAACCCCTCGCCACGAGAGAGATGAGATTGAGAGATATGAGCAATTAAATCAGACCAGACAGTAGTGTAGGCAGACTTGAACACCCCCTTCGCCAGATCAGACCACACAGCCGATACGAAAGAACAGGAGAAAAATAGATGATCACGAGTTTCTAGTGCAGAGCTGCAGAACAGACATGTCCCTGCAGCACCCACATTCCACACCACCATGCGAGCACCCGTTGAAAGACGATCTTGGACAGCGAGCCATACACAAAAGGAGAATTTTAGTGTGCAATGAGGAAACCAAACCCCCTTATGCCATGTTACCGTACTAGCTGTGGTTCGAATGTGGTTCCATGTATCCTTAGTGGAAAACTTTGCTCGAAATTCATCATGCTTCCCTCTCCATAAGCTCTTATCTCCCA is from Camelina sativa cultivar DH55 chromosome 20, Cs, whole genome shotgun sequence and encodes:
- the LOC104770812 gene encoding GDSL esterase/lipase At4g10955-like, which encodes MEEEEDEVMVKEGLMASQREIFSISGPIHLTSIDWNNSYHRTSVASCLVQAVYTLERDRQQNRIGLKSQANHWWEFFNFTLAETLIDDSDGSIYGAVFEYKHFFSYNYHNTHHSKPPPRHVIAFRGTIMKRHSRSRDLKLDLRCVRDCLQDSTRFVHAIQVIQSAVAKTGNAAVWLAGHSLGAAVALLAGKIMTRSGFPLESYLFNPPFSSIPIEKLVKSEKLKHGVRFAGSLVKAGVAIAVKGRHHNKGQEDDSFMKLASWIPYLYVNPSDPICSEYISYFKHRNKMFEIGAGKIERIATRNSLRSLLSGGGGGSSSDSCSSEPLHLLPSAYMTINTSHSPNFKRAHGIHQWWDPMFNGEYVLHQF
- the LOC104770813 gene encoding LOW QUALITY PROTEIN: phosphatidylinositol 4-kinase gamma 3 (The sequence of the model RefSeq protein was modified relative to this genomic sequence to represent the inferred CDS: substituted 2 bases at 2 genomic stop codons); this encodes MSVASVALSPALEELINFPGIIGRFGSNLDDPILVFLTIAGSVIPKRVMESDSIASVKLRIQSIKGFFVKKQRLLYDGRELSRNDSQIRDYSLADGKLLHLVVKISDLQAISVRTVGGKEFELVVERSRNVGYVKQQIALKEKDLGIPRDHELTLDGEELDDQRLITDLCKKGENVIHLLIRKSVKVRAKPVGKDFEVFIEDVNQKHNVDGSRGNISPQAKPKEFFVEPVIVNPEIKLPLLLKELISSTXEGLEKGNGPIQSSDGSGGAYFMQDPSGHKYVSVFKPIDEEPMAVNNPHGQPVSVDGEGLKKGTQVGEGAIREVAAYILDYPMNGPRTFPHDETGFAGVPPTAMVKCLHKDFNHPNGYNFSPENTKIGSLQMFVSNVGSCEDMGYGVFPVDQVHKISVLDIRLANADRHAGNILVSRDENDGQMVLTPIDHGYCFPNKFEDCTFEWLYWPQAKQPYSSQTLEYIKSLDSEQDIELLRFHGWEIPPSCARVLRISTMLLKKGSAKGLTPFTIGSIMCRETLKKESVIEQIIHDAEAIGSPETTEEEFISTVSAIMDNRLEQYXWN
- the LOC104770814 gene encoding uncharacterized protein LOC104770814 isoform X2: MKDLSSSPDPELIVPSSPSSPVIDPRLSPNGLFLAYVRDSELHVLSLLKNQTQQLTNGANGSTLTHGLAEYIAQEEMDRRNGYWWSLDSQFIAYTEVDSSQIPLFRIMHQGKGSVGLEAQEDHAYPFAGALNSTVRLGVVSSAGGGKTTWMDLVCGGKANTEEEYLGRVSWMPGNVLTAQVLNRSQSRLKIIRFDINTGQGNILLVEESDAWVTLHDCFTPLENVPMLKGSGGFIWASERTGFRHFYLYDSDGTCLGAITSGEWMVEQIAGVNEPMSLLYFTGTLDGPHETNLYCTKLEAGDASQCQPTRLTHGKGKHIVVLDHQMKNFVDIHDSVDSPPRVTLCSLSDGTVLKILYEQTSPKLLKNLKLEPPEFVQIQANDGKTMLYGAVYKPDSSKFGPPPYKTMISVYGGPSVQLVHDSWINTVDMRTQYLRSRGILVWKLDNRGTARRGLKFESWIKNNCGYVDAEDQVTGAKWLIDQGLAKPDHIGVYGWSYGGYLSATLLTRYPEIFNCAVSGAPVTSWDGYDSFYTEKYMGLPTEEEEGYLKSAVMHHVENLTDKQKLMLVHGMIDENVHFRHTARLVNALVEAGKRYELLIFPDERHMPRRRKDRVYMEQRIWEFIERNL
- the LOC104770814 gene encoding uncharacterized protein LOC104770814 isoform X1, which translates into the protein MADMSDKDVPFAVEDIVQSPLPGYVAPTGVSFSPDDSLITYLFSPEENLNRRLYGFDVSRGESCLVFSPPDGGVDESNISPEEKLRRERLRERGLGVTRYEWVKTNSKMRFIMVPLPAGVYMKDLSSSPDPELIVPSSPSSPVIDPRLSPNGLFLAYVRDSELHVLSLLKNQTQQLTNGANGSTLTHGLAEYIAQEEMDRRNGYWWSLDSQFIAYTEVDSSQIPLFRIMHQGKGSVGLEAQEDHAYPFAGALNSTVRLGVVSSAGGGKTTWMDLVCGGKANTEEEYLGRVSWMPGNVLTAQVLNRSQSRLKIIRFDINTGQGNILLVEESDAWVTLHDCFTPLENVPMLKGSGGFIWASERTGFRHFYLYDSDGTCLGAITSGEWMVEQIAGVNEPMSLLYFTGTLDGPHETNLYCTKLEAGDASQCQPTRLTHGKGKHIVVLDHQMKNFVDIHDSVDSPPRVTLCSLSDGTVLKILYEQTSPKLLKNLKLEPPEFVQIQANDGKTMLYGAVYKPDSSKFGPPPYKTMISVYGGPSVQLVHDSWINTVDMRTQYLRSRGILVWKLDNRGTARRGLKFESWIKNNCGYVDAEDQVTGAKWLIDQGLAKPDHIGVYGWSYGGYLSATLLTRYPEIFNCAVSGAPVTSWDGYDSFYTEKYMGLPTEEEEGYLKSAVMHHVENLTDKQKLMLVHGMIDENVHFRHTARLVNALVEAGKRYELLIFPDERHMPRRRKDRVYMEQRIWEFIERNL